The Medicago truncatula cultivar Jemalong A17 chromosome 7, MtrunA17r5.0-ANR, whole genome shotgun sequence genome includes the window ATTAGAAAGAAGCATAACTAATGTGCTGTGGATGTTTTTAGATCAAAATCACAACCCTTAGATTTTGTTATTACACAAGTCCTGACTCATCATAATTTTGTCTTTATGACTAGTCAAACTACATTGCATTAGTCCAACTAATAACAGATAACAAACCAAGAGGAATACTTACCGGTCACAATCACAAATAAAACATGTTTAGACACACATAcattaatggatttttttttttaaagagaacataattaaatgatgtgattaaattttttttcatttgtttttctcCATTTACGTGAATGTGTTtaaacactttttatttatatttgtgtccATTTAAAACTTCCTCCTTAAGCCAAACCAAAACAGATAACAAagtagccaaaaaaataaatataggcaCCAACCAAATCAGAAACAACCAAACAAAACCAAATGAAACCAAGTCGaaccaaacaaaatcaaaccaatcataaccaaacaaacaaaactaaactgaaatcaaaccaaaccaacaaAGATAGGAGCAGCAGATAGGAGCATGCATATATTGTAGTTCACTTATTAATGTAGCCTGTTTTCTTTTCCATGGTCTTTTTATGAGAACTTCCCATTCCACCCATCTTTTTGGTAGAATATTTACTCTTACAGTTTGAACAAGTTGACAATAATTCATGGTATTCTTATACTTCTATTCTTGCCTCAGTGACGTCATTATTAAGTGAAAAATGTAATTGAGAAGCAGATTTCTCATAGATAATAAGAATGAGGGCGTACACTgcaaaaaaacacaaactgAAGATATATGAGAGATCTGGAGAGGAAGAGTAGTAGATATGTCTCCCATATTGGCCATTACTCTACTATTGGTGAACATTATTTGATCTTACCTATCCTTTCCTTTTATTTTAGGCTAAATTTCACTTTTCACCctctaagtttcaaaattttgcaattttgaccccctattaataaaaatggcaaaaatgaccccctatgtttaggaaaatatgctcatttgacctcctaacataagggaaatatgctttttgacccctatttttacaaaaagttgcaattATGGCCCCTTTTTTGAGACACGTGGcatcttctcagcaattttgggatgaagagggccaaaattgccatttttttaatagggggccaaaatcgcaacattttgaaatatagggggcgaaaagtgcactttagcctttattttattattttccttaacgacatttttttttcattaattgagATTGCagcttttttttcctttagttTTCATTGCAATGCAAATTGTTGGAACAACAACCAGTACAGAAATATAAAAGAAACGAAAGTCACAAGACTATGAGACACAATTTTTGTTCACACAGGTATATGGTGTCTACTTCTGGGACTATGGAGCAGCTATAATTCTGTTTATTTCTGTGATGACTTGGATTTTACAATGTCACAACGATGACTTTCAAACCAACTTCCTTTGCATCTTATGCGTATATATGAGCTATACTCAACACAACTCTTGAATATAATTCTTAATTTCAATCAACCAATGACATTCAAACCAACTTCCTTAGTCTCTTCAGAATTTTAACCAATTTCCTTCGCCGCTTCTGCCATAGCCTGCTTTCACAGTATTTCTGAACTTCTGAATTCTGATGGTTATCAGCAATGGAAGTCTTTGAGTTGCAGACCATTCACAAACTCTTTCGTCTAATGCCATCATAACTGGGACCCATCACTTGGCTATATTGTTTCTGTACTCTTGTCACtttgtccaaaaaaattaaacttgaaCATGTTCAATTACAGCTTCTGGTTTGTATGTTCTGTTTCCAATGAAAAGGCCAATTGTTAGCTATAGCAGAGGAATATCGAAGGTGAAATGGGTAAATTTACCTCGTAGTTTCAATTTTGTCTAGCAGCAATGGTTTTTATATTACCAGCGACATTGCATCAACTAGTTGCAAAATTTTCATGccaaataatactaataaaaatgGCACCTTAACCTTGAATAGAGCAGGAAGTCTTGTGTCTTTGAACACCTCAGTGGCCTATTTCGCTTTCCCTTTATGAGAATTACTAAAGGTGAGAAAAAAATAACCCACTACATCAGATACCAAAGTTACTGCTATatgcattcattttttattggaGTCTCTAAAGTTTAGTTTTGTATGATTTTGCTGGTTGTCAACCAATTGGCACACAAAGTGATACCATTTACTGCCTAACATGTTAAGGTGCTGTCAGAGTTTGATTTAGATATGAGTCTACACTAACATCTTTAGTGGTAGTGGCCTCATTTGAAAATCAAGTCATCCAGTTATTATGTTCTAAAATTTGAAGGTATAGCTCAATTCCTGACATTTCTAGTACTTTTCCCACGTTGGATCAGATTCTAGGACGGCAACGGCAGTGAACAAATAACATTTTCGGCGTTTGGTTTGTGACACGACAGGCTTGATCTTTCTATGTGTTGGTATGGTCTAATATAGTTCAACTCATTTAGTATAATCTTGTTCAACGTAAAACACATCAAAAGACACGTCCTACAATTCAAcgtaaaacaaaaaagataaagtaaTGCCTCATGTGAAAATCAATCTTATCTGTACATCTGAAATACAATCTTGTTCAGCACAACTAAAAGCAAGCATAAAAGCAAATATCTAACTCCATGATATGCACAAATAAAAGCTCTACTAGGCAACATAACCTGCCTCtgaatgttaaaaaatttaaataaacgaTAACTAGTTTTTCGTATACCCCATTAACAGCTCTAGTAGGTGATTTTCATATTCCTTTGCAGCTGAATCTCATGTTCCTTTCCTGAAAGAAACACAGTAAAGTCCTTGTCAAAATAGACCAGTTTGATGCAAAACCCCTATATTTCTCGAGGCTGAAGTAGTAGTTCAGTATAGTATACTTTTTGACATGGTTAACAGTTCTGACATGCAAAATCACTATCTCAATAAACAAACAGACAGACTTcagatggtaaaaaaaaatatcgagAAAATTTAATACAACAAACCTCATGATGTCGATTTCTTGAGCAAACTCTATCTGCATTTCTAAACTTACATGCTCAGCCTTGAGAACTTTGATGTCTACTCCCTTGCTTCCATAGGTCAGCTCGGAAGGGACAATTAACAGTTGCTgcataaaactaaataaattaaagtttatGGAGCATATGATCCAATCCAAATCTAAAACTAAACAATTTTCACCCATTTTATGCAAAAGTATAGGTGCAAATGCTAATAGTGTACTAAAATATTTGTCTAAAGGTATAAAGGTAAAATACTTGAATAATTATACAGCAGTTAACTAAACGAAATGAagtaaaacaaaaccaaaatctTGAGCAAGATAAATTCCAATTCAATGCAGTTGCCCATTAGTATCACAAGTGAAGCTTCCATTTACTAATTGTAAGGATTTCATTGAAATTTGTAACAGAACAGAGAGACATGCTTGCTGCTATAATCACTTCTCACCTGGCCGTCAACTCGCATGCCTCCTACTCCCTTACTCCTAAATCCAAACCCTTTTAGGACATCTACTCTCTCAGATTAGCCTATATTAAATCCATAAGGCTGCATTAATTTAAGAATTTCCTCATtaatcaatcaacaacaaaattttactTAATTAGGAaccttgaaaagaaaataaatgtaaagtaTTAGTGTTATATTTATCAGAGTTAATCCTAATTATCAGCagacaaataataattatcaGCCTCTCAGAATGCCAAAGagatattaatatatttgaaaagCAGGTATATGGAAAGTACCAGTGTTATAGAAGAGATGAGTTAAATCTGCAGATCTACTGCAGCACATGAAAAGGAAAGGATAAGTAATCTAGATTCTAGGTCACTGTTCAAAGATATTTTCAAGGGCTaggcataaaataaaaaagcaaaacaTTAGTGAATAAGACAAACTTTGAGCATCGCCTTTCAAATGGCACTCCTTCCCAATGTACCGTTTGAAGCTCAAACAAATTTTGCACTATAAAACTGAACTTAAAATGCAACAATCACTAACAAATCAACAATGCATATTACAAGATCTAAAACttaccaaataaaaataacactgATCAACTTTCAAAGTCCAGTAAAACTCATCATGTTTTCTACTAGTGTTTACAAGCCATATCTTCTTGTGGTTACTCTATAATGTCTTTGTCTGCaccataaataaaagaaaagaatagaATAACGTCATCAATTGCATTCTAACAAATAACTCAATAAATCAATGTTAGCGGTGTATAAACAACAAATAGGTGATTCACTTTGTTAGTAGCAATATTTGAATTCCAAAGAAAGAACACTTTATTAAGAACTATGATAGAAAAGAGAGAATCTCTCATCCAAAGGTTTCCCCTTCACAATAGAGTTGATACTCTATTCCCAAACTTTACAATATTCAAAATATGCTCTACTCTATGAGTTCTCTTATTTATACACATCTCTCTAACTAATCCAAATAACTAACTACCTCTTTACAACATTAACTACTCTAATTGGCCATGATTCTATATCATAACAAACTTGCTTTGGCATCTCAAGCTATATTGAATAGGTGAAGCTAATTAAGTAAAACGATGTGAATGTGGGAACACTCCAACTGGGTTGCACAACACAACACTACCAATATACATTGCACAATAAAATCGCAAACTGAATCTCAATTCTCTTTGTTCGTAGAAATGATCATACCAACATATGGATCTCAATTCTCATGTAAATAATAGgtgaatatataaataaatggtgTTTTAGaatattaaacatttttcatgtgCAATATTCCCTCTACGACAGCATACCTAAATCTGTATTCATTATTCAAACTACTCTtacatgtaacaaaaaaagtataaaagctAAAAGGGGGCTGAAACGTTCAAATTGATAAAAGCATATAGTTGCATTCTTGCTTACGTTGACTCTTAGCTAAGGATCTATTAGCTCTTCAACTGTTATTTGTCTTTTAGCTGTTACAGATAATCTATCGTTCTTGCTTATATACTGTCTCTTTGGTAAAGGTCTATCACTATGGGATGTTGAATCAGATATCATGCATAGCCCAAAATCCTTCATGAGAAATACTGACGGCCCAATCTGTTAGGTGACGTCACTGGGCCTTAGCCCCAACCCATTGGTTTGCTTTCCATCTTTTACCCTGGTTTTTTTTCCATCCCCTACAACTCTCCATTCAGCCGTCCCACTCTTCAACCTTCTTCTTTTTCACAAGCGGCTGTATCACAGTTCAGTTTTGCTTTGCTGCTTGTCTGTAAGAAATACAAATGCATATAAATCACGATTATCTTCATCTTCGACATTCTTCTTCATAGATCTTTACTTCTTTcatttcttctccttcttctcttcGACCGTGAAAAATGTAGCAGCTGTTTTGTCCCCTGCACCGTCCGAATCTGTCACAGCAATAGCGGCCGCAACCACCACGTCACCCATCTGCGCTGCTCTGACGCGGATGGGCGCAGGGAATTCATTTTTTCTGTGCCGCGCCGCTATATTGGCCGCACAAAGTGCTTTTGATAACAGTGTGAAGGAGATGAGAAAAAATAAACCACTACATCGGATACCACAGTTACGGCTACATGCATTCATTTTAGCTGGAGAATCTAAAGCTTTATAGTGTAATATGATTTGCTGATTGTCATCCAGATATAGACACCAATTGGCATACAAAGTGATACCATTGTCTGCCCAACAACATGTTAAGGTGCTGTCAGTGTTTGACTCAGATATATGAGTTTACACCTAACCTCTTTAGTGGTTTTGGTCTCTTTTGAAAATCAAGTCATCCAGTTATAATGCTCTAAATTTTGAAGATATAACTCAATTCCTAAGATTTCTAGTATTTTTCCAATGTTGGATTAGATTCTAGGACATCAATGGCTGTGAACCTAATAACATTATCAGCCTTCGGGTTCTGACATGACAGGCTTGATCTTTAACTTCAAATGGGTTGGTATGGTCTGAAATAGTTAAACTATTTCTAAATCTTATTTTGAACATGCCTATCTTCTTAGAAACAACAAGCTCAAAGAATTTTGCATGAACAGATTACAGATGGGTCGCTATTCTTAAACTTCAGGTATTGATTCTTATGGAAAGAGTTGTTTTCATTACCAAAAGTAGTTTTCAtctttgaaacaaaattattatatattcataataacaaaataaaagaagctTATATAGCCAGAGCAAATTACCACTAGTGATTACTTTAATAACTTATCATACATACGTGCTAAAAATATCAACAGCATAGAACTTACCAAAGAACCACTAAGGAGGCCCTTTTCTTGGAAACCATAGCTTAATGCATCAAGTTACTTGAAGCTCGCCACTGCTTAACTCGGCTGTCGTTTACCTAAAACCAAAAACCTATCAGCAGACCAGGTGGAGTTTAGAAAGGTTTTCACTAGAGACAGGAACAGCGAAAACAAAATCACTTCCAGGAATGGAAAGTAAAGATTGCTAGGTATCGGGTGTGACAGAGAATATAACCTCTTGAGATGGTTCCTTCATGCTTTAATCATCTTTGTCATTGGATATGGGTCCACCATCACATGGACAGCATGGAAGTAGCAACATCTTGGGAATTAGGATACTGATCTAATCAGAAAGGAGGCAAACATTCATGGGATACGAACCTTCCTTCCTTATAGAGTAACctaattaacaaaatttaacaCAGAAGCCTATTAATCCATGATGTGAAACAAACTTGAAATTTTGAGGCTTATTGTAAATCAAAGTAATGTACAGTACATACTATCAAACTTACCATGATATGTTCAAACTCTGGAGTTCCAATCAAACATGTCCTTGAAATCAGCCACCACTAAATCAATGTGTGCAATCTTGCAAAAACCAGACCAAAAACAATGGCAAACAATAAGGGGTAGAAACACAGGATACATGAAGACACAGGCACTCCAACAGATTATTAGCcggaaaataataatatgtatcCCTCCTTGctgaaaaaatacaaattaagaATACAAGACATTATAAGTGATAACTAGTACCAGTTTGTGGATAGCTTGCTGAGTTTTATGATATACGGATTGAATGAACCTTCAATCGGACGTCGACTACAACATAGTAACAATAAGAGCTCAACAAACTGACACAGCTACATCTGACATATCTTCAGAACTGGAGTTGCATTCTGTATCAACTTCAGCACAATGTTTAGAATTTGCTTTTACATTTTCAGTATGCAACACCTTGGAAGATAATAAACCCAAATCTCTCATCTCAGTCAACAAATTCCAATTGCATTGAAATTTACGCAAGTTGAAGAAATTTCTGTCACTCAACTTGATCCTTGAATCAATCATATCTTGCAGCAACTGTTTAACCATTTGAAGGTCTTTTACTTCAAGCGAACGgaaaagaatcatattaaatgtCTGAAAATTAGGTTCCAGACCATTTTTCTTCATCTGGTCATACAATGTTCTGGCCTCTAAAGTTCTTCCACTTCTAAGATGTGCATCGATGCCAACACCATATGCTATACTGTCAAGAGGATATTTCTTAACTGCTTCGGATATAAAAACATCAGAAGCCTGTTCATACTGACCAGCCTTTTTAAGCTCATTCGATATCACAGTATGGATGTGAACATCATCTGTGTGATCCATCGTAACAGCACGCCACACTTTAACTGCTTCATCATTTCTGTTTTCAGCACAAAGTGCACTTAGTAGCCCAGCAAAAGTATATTTATCCGGCTTAAAACCTTCAGAAATCATACGTTCATAGAGTTCAAGAGCACGAGAAGAATACCCAGCCTTAACATAGGAGATTAAAAGAGCATTGCAGAACACTAAATCACGACTTATATGTTTGCAATGTTGAACTAATTTGGGTAAGAGATCAAACTGTTCAGACCGACAGATTGCAGACAATAATGAAGTAAATGTATACTTATCAGGTTTAAAGTTTTTTTGCTCAAATACTCTAATTGCCTCCTCGTGCATTCCGGACTTTGAAAGacaatcaattaacatattATAAAACACTAAATCAGGGACTATACCAACAGAGTTCATTTTTTGCTCCAAACGTAAGGCAAGAGTCACATCGTCGGATTCCATTACCGCCTTAATTAAAGGCGTATAAGTAACAGAATTAGGAGAACAACAGCTTTGAATCATTTTGTCGAACAAATCGTCAGCAACATCAAGCTTACCCAATTTACAGAAGTGATGAATCAGTACAGTCCAAACATTAACAGACAATTCAATCCCTAAACCAATCATTAAACCCAAAATCTGATAAACTTGCCGAAACGCATTCATCTTACAAAACGCATTCAGAACCGCACTAAAAGTAGACGCATTAGGACAATAACGCAACCTTAACATTTCTCTAAGAACATACTTAACATTAACAATGTCATTGAAATTGGAAAGGTGAAAAAGCGCAATGTTGAAAGTAAGGAAATTAGGCGATCTCGTTTCTCCGAAAATCTTAAAAGCGTTTTTCGGTTGAGAAGCTTTAAACAGAGACTCCATGAGTAAATTCGAAGCAAAGGTTTTACTCGAGATTTGAAAACCGTGAAACTCAACCATGTAATCACAAGTTTTGATAAGTAATTCGTGGTTACCTGAACGGGAGAAAATTCTTAATAAGTTTATAAATGGATTAGGGTTTATGTTTATTGTAGAGAGGTTTATTGAACCAATTGATACTAACTTGGAGAGGATTGTTTGATGGGTTTTATAGTGATGAATGACGCGGGCGAAGACCGGAAGCATTTGATTGATGGCGAATGAGTTGGGTTTGGAGGAACGAAGGAAACTGCCGAGTGTTATTAAATCAAAGGGGAGTTTTGGATTGACATTAGTTTGGAGAGGGTGTGTTGATAGCATTTTGAAGAAGAGTGGAATGAAACGGTGGTGTTGTGGCCGTAATGCTATTGAGAAAATGGTGTTCATAAGAgggaatgaaaaaaaatgaagaataacAAGTTTGTAACTAACTAACTGCTGGTAATGACGAGGTCCGGAGGTGTTTTCCGGAAAGTGCGGTCCACGGCCAACGCATGACAGATTGGATGGACGGCGGTAGACAGTGGTCGACACACGACGTAAATGGCGGCGGCGGTGGCCACAACCAGGGGTTTAATTATTTGAGAGAAGGGGGTTTAGGAGACGATCTGCGGACTTGGATCCCCTCCCTTCTCTACTGCTCTCTCTCCTGTACAATTTTTATAATAggatttaaaactatatgttaatgaaattgtgaataaaaaataaagaaagatatgtgttcaaaatttgattatattaaaatgaacccgcaatgctattttttttaagcgtgttagattatttttttgctagatttttagaaataaaaaaaactattgagggactaaagcgtagattttaatttaagaggggagtgaaatgaaatattttctaatatgttttgaataagaggggagtggagtatatattttaacataaaaggggaggggagtgtaattcaaacatctttgacgggaggggagtgtaatttactcaaatattaactcataacttatcacatttTATCTAAATTTTACACATGTAAtctcaattgaaaaaataattatgaattaaatacaattttttgtatGTCATTCCATATATTTGTTTGAGTGGATGAGAAAGTCTAAGTTGATCACTTGAATAAGAAATgtttaaagataaaagtaaaaaaatggtgtgattaatttatttctcttttaatttttgtgtgtgtCCAAATACTTTTAGTTTGGTGTTGTGATTATGttagatttttcattttatcaaaaccatgaaattggttttatatattcatatatgGTGAATTTCATATCAACCAATCTAGACTTATAGTGATTGATTGATCAATTGTAACAAATCTTTATATTGAACATAAGTTTAATATCAGGAGGGTTAACAGATGAAGGGCATAGCATAACGTCCCATGTTTGATTTTTCTCTTTTCCCCTAGTTATAGAAGTTTGGGTTTTATAGTTTCTTGCCAACGTTATGCTGTATAGCCTGTTTATATGAATAAGGATTGAGAACATATGCTAAAGTTGCTTTCAGAGATAAGGGTTTAGAATAATC containing:
- the LOC11445878 gene encoding putative pentatricopeptide repeat-containing protein At1g16830, producing MNTIFSIALRPQHHRFIPLFFKMLSTHPLQTNVNPKLPFDLITLGSFLRSSKPNSFAINQMLPVFARVIHHYKTHQTILSKLVSIGSINLSTININPNPFINLLRIFSRSGNHELLIKTCDYMVEFHGFQISSKTFASNLLMESLFKASQPKNAFKIFGETRSPNFLTFNIALFHLSNFNDIVNVKYVLREMLRLRYCPNASTFSAVLNAFCKMNAFRQVYQILGLMIGLGIELSVNVWTVLIHHFCKLGKLDVADDLFDKMIQSCCSPNSVTYTPLIKAVMESDDVTLALRLEQKMNSVGIVPDLVFYNMLIDCLSKSGMHEEAIRVFEQKNFKPDKYTFTSLLSAICRSEQFDLLPKLVQHCKHISRDLVFCNALLISYVKAGYSSRALELYERMISEGFKPDKYTFAGLLSALCAENRNDEAVKVWRAVTMDHTDDVHIHTVISNELKKAGQYEQASDVFISEAVKKYPLDSIAYGVGIDAHLRSGRTLEARTLYDQMKKNGLEPNFQTFNMILFRSLEVKDLQMVKQLLQDMIDSRIKLSDRNFFNLRKFQCNWNLLTEMRDLGLLSSKVLHTENVKANSKHCAEVDTECNSSSEDMSDVAVSVC